From the Oscarella lobularis chromosome 13, ooOscLobu1.1, whole genome shotgun sequence genome, one window contains:
- the LOC136194460 gene encoding lithostathine-like isoform X2, with amino-acid sequence MDALAALSLFYSIFVRISGIPLENDHAYECPSGFRLHNAHCYRYFSRRWKRQFALADRMCENFNGGKLVSVHAHDELAFVNSIVDANESFWIGLTDLENLTREGRFVWTDGSVVLFDAWAENEPQNRNSRDCVEARSDRGWSMALSGCGLTEIPFVCKTKACPGSCALSVDAANDESSFL; translated from the exons ATGGACGCGCTCGCCGCGTTATCCCTATTCTACTCGATTTTCGTGCGCATATCGGGAATTCCATTAGAGAACGATCATGCATATG AGTGCCCGTCAGGGTTTCGCTTGCATAACGCGCACTGCTATCGCTACTTCTCGCGCAGGTGGAAGCGCCAATTTGCATTAGCCGATCGAATGTGCGAGAATTTCAACGGGGGCAAGCTCGTGAGCGTCCACGCCCACGACGAGCTCGCGTTCGTCAATAGTATCGTCGATGCGAACGAATCGTTTTGGATTGGGCTTACCGATTTGGAAAATTTGACGCGCGAAGGCCGTTTCGTCTGGACCGACGGCtccgtcgttcttttcgacgcGTGGGCCGAGAACGAGCCTCAAAATCGCAATTCGCGCGACTGCGTCGAAGCGAGAAGCGATCGCGGCTGGTCGATGGCCCTTTCCGGCTGCGGCCTAACCGAAATCCCGTTCGTATGCAAAACGAAAG CGTGCCCGGGGTCATGCGCTCTCAGCGTAGATGCCGCAAACGACGAATCAAGCTTCCTGTAg
- the LOC136194460 gene encoding lithostathine-like isoform X1 — protein sequence MDALAALSLFYSIFVRISGIPLENDHAYGHIVLECPSGFRLHNAHCYRYFSRRWKRQFALADRMCENFNGGKLVSVHAHDELAFVNSIVDANESFWIGLTDLENLTREGRFVWTDGSVVLFDAWAENEPQNRNSRDCVEARSDRGWSMALSGCGLTEIPFVCKTKACPGSCALSVDAANDESSFL from the exons ATGGACGCGCTCGCCGCGTTATCCCTATTCTACTCGATTTTCGTGCGCATATCGGGAATTCCATTAGAGAACGATCATGCATATG GTCATATTGTTCTAGAGTGCCCGTCAGGGTTTCGCTTGCATAACGCGCACTGCTATCGCTACTTCTCGCGCAGGTGGAAGCGCCAATTTGCATTAGCCGATCGAATGTGCGAGAATTTCAACGGGGGCAAGCTCGTGAGCGTCCACGCCCACGACGAGCTCGCGTTCGTCAATAGTATCGTCGATGCGAACGAATCGTTTTGGATTGGGCTTACCGATTTGGAAAATTTGACGCGCGAAGGCCGTTTCGTCTGGACCGACGGCtccgtcgttcttttcgacgcGTGGGCCGAGAACGAGCCTCAAAATCGCAATTCGCGCGACTGCGTCGAAGCGAGAAGCGATCGCGGCTGGTCGATGGCCCTTTCCGGCTGCGGCCTAACCGAAATCCCGTTCGTATGCAAAACGAAAG CGTGCCCGGGGTCATGCGCTCTCAGCGTAGATGCCGCAAACGACGAATCAAGCTTCCTGTAg
- the LOC136194421 gene encoding RNA-binding motif, single-stranded-interacting protein 1-like isoform X2: MQENDTAQRDATEPPPTSSSTSSRTESDENALASAVDAANVDETNASVVAAVETPLVNGETKPNVDGGGGGGAGPTSGHPYDNASPEGATTVLHGSGDDDERNEKRGGIARTKPPTNKLRFTNASRQVKGLGLYPGRPAGPINVAWQQQQQQQQQHQQQHNWQQYMQNQQRIGYMTQYPQYAASASPYMWRGIAQPPAGGAVSSMYPVMRPSMQHHTTAHQQPEQLSTTNIYIRALSPTTTDHDLQQMCQEFGDISSVKAIINKSTGDCKGYGFVDFASADDARKALEQLKTRKVQAQFAKLTPNDPRWKRLQETDPTNLYIQNLPKYLDEKGLESMLAPFGKVVSTRILKEQGSSFSKGVGFARMSAQSECEAIISKFNGIPITGSDQPLVCKFADAASARRRYHPDQRRLSGDGELGTQDPIISNRMAGGGGQGRPLQTPLMSYNVPGIPQGAYQMASGQASWIQSPQGYTTIPTSNVTVPSPGQESLTGSYPATAAMVPQLTAQMQHLQLSQTLGQQVQQHQAQPIYMTVANPQHAGASYAHHQHAAAIQHQHQQPQHQHAHWPVAPAQTHSLIMQQQTEDGGIGLIHSGTSGQEASPQHSSAGASGAPTSEQHHLSHPIMQQSNISPTDGQATASVSQMFVEDASMGHHHPMPVQQYPYSASGQVPLPQHTAWPAT; encoded by the exons ATGCAAGAGAACGATACG GCCcaacgcgacgcgacggaaCCTCCgcccacgtcgtcgtcgacgtcgtcgcgaaccGAATCGGACGAGAACGCGCTCGcgagcgccgtcgacgcggcgaacgtggacgaaacgaacgctagcgttgtcgccgccgtcgagacGCCCCTCGTCAACGGCGAAACTAAGcccaacgtcgacggcggcggcggcggcggcgctggcCCGACGAGCGGTCATCCGTACGACAACGCGTCGCCCGAAGGAGCGACGACAGTTCTTcacggcagcggcgacgatgatgagAGAAACGAGAAACGCGGG ggaatcgcgagaacgaagccgccgacCAACAAGTTGCGATTTACGAACGCGTCGAGGCAG GTGAAGGGACTCGGACTCTATCCAGGCCGTCCTGCCGGTCCTATAAACGTTGCCtggcaacagcagcaacagcagcaacagcagcatcAGCAACAGCACAACTGGCAACAGTACATGCAAAATCAGCAAAGAATTGGCTACATGACTCAATACCCG CAGTACGCAGCGAGTGCAAGTCCCTATATGTGGAGAGGCATCGCTCAGCCGCCCGCCGGCGGTGCCGTCTCGTCCATGTATCCCGTCATGCGACCGTCGATGCAGCATCACACGACGGCTCATCAACAGCCAGAGCAGCTCAGCACAACGAATATCTATATTCGTGCTCTGAGTCCCACGACGACCGATCACGATTTGCAACAGATGTGCCAGGA GTTCGGCGATATTTCGTCGGTGAAAGCGATCATCAACAAGAGCACGGGCGACTGCAAGGGATACGGGTTTGTCGACTTTGCGTCGGCCGATGACGCTCGCAAGGCGTTGGAGCAGCTGAAAACGCGCAAAGTCCAGGCTCAGTTTGCCAAG CTTACCCCTAATGATCCTAGATGGAAGCGTCTACAGGAGACGGATCCAACTAACTTATACATACAGAAtttgcctaaatatttagaTGAGAAA GGGTTAGAGTCAATGCTAGCTCCGTTTGGTAAAGTAGTGTCTACTCGAATATTAAAGGAGCAGGGTAGCTCGTTTAGCAAAGGAGTTGGGTTTGCTAG GATGAGTGCTCAGTCTGAATGCGAAGCCATAATAAGCAAGTTCAACGGAATTCCCATCACAGGTTCAGACCAACCTCTCGTTTGCAAATTTGCTGACGCGGCTTCGGCAAGGAGAAGATACCATCCAG ATCAACGCAGGCTAAGCGGAGACGGAGAG CTGGGTACCCAAGATCCTATCATCTCTAATAG aatggctggtggtggtggtcaAGGCCGGCCCCTTCAGACTCCTCTAATGTCATATAATGTGCCTGGAATACCTCAGGGAGCTTATCAG ATGGCTTCAGGTCAAGCCAGTTGGATTCAATCTCCTCAGGGATATACAACGATTCCCACA TCAAATGTGACGGTTCCGAGTCCTGGTCAGGAGTCGCTGACCGGATCTTACCCCGCCACCGCTGCAATGGTTCCGCAACTGACCGCTCAGATGCAGCACTTGCAGCTGTCTCAAACG CTGGGTCAACAAGTTCAACAGCATCAAGCCCAGCCTATCTACATGACGGTGGCCAATCCCCAACATGCCGGCGCTTCCTACGCGCACCACCAgcacgccgccgccattcagcaccagcaccagcagccACAACACCAGCACGCTCACTGGCCAGTCGCACCCGCTCAAACCCACAGCCTCATCATGCAGCAACAAACagag GATGGTGGCATTGGGTTGATTCATTCTGGGACTTCGGGCCAGGAGGCCTCTCCTCAACACAGCAGTGCCGGCGCCAGCGGCGCGCCGACGAGCGAACAACATCACCTATCCCATCCAATCATGCAGCAGTCGAACATCTCGCCAACTGACGGTCAGGCAACGGCAAGCGTATCGCAGATGTTCGTTGAAGACGCGAGCATGGGACATCATCATCCTATGCCCGTACAACAGTATCCGTACAGCGCTAG TGGTCAAGTACCACTTCCTCAACACACTGCATGGCCGGCGacttag
- the LOC136194421 gene encoding uncharacterized protein isoform X1, protein MQENDTAQRDATEPPPTSSSTSSRTESDENALASAVDAANVDETNASVVAAVETPLVNGETKPNVDGGGGGGAGPTSGHPYDNASPEGATTVLHGSGDDDERNEKRGGIARTKPPTNKLRFTNASRQVKGLGLYPGRPAGPINVAWQQQQQQQQQHQQQHNWQQYMQNQQRIGYMTQYPQYAASASPYMWRGIAQPPAGGAVSSMYPVMRPSMQHHTTAHQQPEQLSTTNIYIRALSPTTTDHDLQQMCQEFGDISSVKAIINKSTGDCKGYGFVDFASADDARKALEQLKTRKVQAQFAKLTPNDPRWKRLQETDPTNLYIQNLPKYLDEKGLESMLAPFGKVVSTRILKEQGSSFSKGVGFARMSAQSECEAIISKFNGIPITGSDQPLVCKFADAASARRRYHPDQRRLSGDGELGTQDPIISNRMAGGGGQGRPLQTPLMSYNVPGIPQGAYQMASGQASWIQSPQGYTTIPTSNVTVPSPGQESLTGSYPATAAMVPQLTAQMQHLQLSQTQLGQQVQQHQAQPIYMTVANPQHAGASYAHHQHAAAIQHQHQQPQHQHAHWPVAPAQTHSLIMQQQTEDGGIGLIHSGTSGQEASPQHSSAGASGAPTSEQHHLSHPIMQQSNISPTDGQATASVSQMFVEDASMGHHHPMPVQQYPYSASGQVPLPQHTAWPAT, encoded by the exons ATGCAAGAGAACGATACG GCCcaacgcgacgcgacggaaCCTCCgcccacgtcgtcgtcgacgtcgtcgcgaaccGAATCGGACGAGAACGCGCTCGcgagcgccgtcgacgcggcgaacgtggacgaaacgaacgctagcgttgtcgccgccgtcgagacGCCCCTCGTCAACGGCGAAACTAAGcccaacgtcgacggcggcggcggcggcggcgctggcCCGACGAGCGGTCATCCGTACGACAACGCGTCGCCCGAAGGAGCGACGACAGTTCTTcacggcagcggcgacgatgatgagAGAAACGAGAAACGCGGG ggaatcgcgagaacgaagccgccgacCAACAAGTTGCGATTTACGAACGCGTCGAGGCAG GTGAAGGGACTCGGACTCTATCCAGGCCGTCCTGCCGGTCCTATAAACGTTGCCtggcaacagcagcaacagcagcaacagcagcatcAGCAACAGCACAACTGGCAACAGTACATGCAAAATCAGCAAAGAATTGGCTACATGACTCAATACCCG CAGTACGCAGCGAGTGCAAGTCCCTATATGTGGAGAGGCATCGCTCAGCCGCCCGCCGGCGGTGCCGTCTCGTCCATGTATCCCGTCATGCGACCGTCGATGCAGCATCACACGACGGCTCATCAACAGCCAGAGCAGCTCAGCACAACGAATATCTATATTCGTGCTCTGAGTCCCACGACGACCGATCACGATTTGCAACAGATGTGCCAGGA GTTCGGCGATATTTCGTCGGTGAAAGCGATCATCAACAAGAGCACGGGCGACTGCAAGGGATACGGGTTTGTCGACTTTGCGTCGGCCGATGACGCTCGCAAGGCGTTGGAGCAGCTGAAAACGCGCAAAGTCCAGGCTCAGTTTGCCAAG CTTACCCCTAATGATCCTAGATGGAAGCGTCTACAGGAGACGGATCCAACTAACTTATACATACAGAAtttgcctaaatatttagaTGAGAAA GGGTTAGAGTCAATGCTAGCTCCGTTTGGTAAAGTAGTGTCTACTCGAATATTAAAGGAGCAGGGTAGCTCGTTTAGCAAAGGAGTTGGGTTTGCTAG GATGAGTGCTCAGTCTGAATGCGAAGCCATAATAAGCAAGTTCAACGGAATTCCCATCACAGGTTCAGACCAACCTCTCGTTTGCAAATTTGCTGACGCGGCTTCGGCAAGGAGAAGATACCATCCAG ATCAACGCAGGCTAAGCGGAGACGGAGAG CTGGGTACCCAAGATCCTATCATCTCTAATAG aatggctggtggtggtggtcaAGGCCGGCCCCTTCAGACTCCTCTAATGTCATATAATGTGCCTGGAATACCTCAGGGAGCTTATCAG ATGGCTTCAGGTCAAGCCAGTTGGATTCAATCTCCTCAGGGATATACAACGATTCCCACA TCAAATGTGACGGTTCCGAGTCCTGGTCAGGAGTCGCTGACCGGATCTTACCCCGCCACCGCTGCAATGGTTCCGCAACTGACCGCTCAGATGCAGCACTTGCAGCTGTCTCAAACG CAGCTGGGTCAACAAGTTCAACAGCATCAAGCCCAGCCTATCTACATGACGGTGGCCAATCCCCAACATGCCGGCGCTTCCTACGCGCACCACCAgcacgccgccgccattcagcaccagcaccagcagccACAACACCAGCACGCTCACTGGCCAGTCGCACCCGCTCAAACCCACAGCCTCATCATGCAGCAACAAACagag GATGGTGGCATTGGGTTGATTCATTCTGGGACTTCGGGCCAGGAGGCCTCTCCTCAACACAGCAGTGCCGGCGCCAGCGGCGCGCCGACGAGCGAACAACATCACCTATCCCATCCAATCATGCAGCAGTCGAACATCTCGCCAACTGACGGTCAGGCAACGGCAAGCGTATCGCAGATGTTCGTTGAAGACGCGAGCATGGGACATCATCATCCTATGCCCGTACAACAGTATCCGTACAGCGCTAG TGGTCAAGTACCACTTCCTCAACACACTGCATGGCCGGCGacttag
- the LOC136194421 gene encoding uncharacterized protein isoform X3, which translates to MQENDTAQRDATEPPPTSSSTSSRTESDENALASAVDAANVDETNASVVAAVETPLVNGETKPNVDGGGGGGAGPTSGHPYDNASPEGATTVLHGSGDDDERNEKRGGIARTKPPTNKLRFTNASRQVKGLGLYPGRPAGPINVAWQQQQQQQQQHQQQHNWQQYMQNQQRIGYMTQYPYAASASPYMWRGIAQPPAGGAVSSMYPVMRPSMQHHTTAHQQPEQLSTTNIYIRALSPTTTDHDLQQMCQEFGDISSVKAIINKSTGDCKGYGFVDFASADDARKALEQLKTRKVQAQFAKLTPNDPRWKRLQETDPTNLYIQNLPKYLDEKGLESMLAPFGKVVSTRILKEQGSSFSKGVGFARMSAQSECEAIISKFNGIPITGSDQPLVCKFADAASARRRYHPDQRRLSGDGELGTQDPIISNRMAGGGGQGRPLQTPLMSYNVPGIPQGAYQMASGQASWIQSPQGYTTIPTSNVTVPSPGQESLTGSYPATAAMVPQLTAQMQHLQLSQTQLGQQVQQHQAQPIYMTVANPQHAGASYAHHQHAAAIQHQHQQPQHQHAHWPVAPAQTHSLIMQQQTEDGGIGLIHSGTSGQEASPQHSSAGASGAPTSEQHHLSHPIMQQSNISPTDGQATASVSQMFVEDASMGHHHPMPVQQYPYSASGQVPLPQHTAWPAT; encoded by the exons ATGCAAGAGAACGATACG GCCcaacgcgacgcgacggaaCCTCCgcccacgtcgtcgtcgacgtcgtcgcgaaccGAATCGGACGAGAACGCGCTCGcgagcgccgtcgacgcggcgaacgtggacgaaacgaacgctagcgttgtcgccgccgtcgagacGCCCCTCGTCAACGGCGAAACTAAGcccaacgtcgacggcggcggcggcggcggcgctggcCCGACGAGCGGTCATCCGTACGACAACGCGTCGCCCGAAGGAGCGACGACAGTTCTTcacggcagcggcgacgatgatgagAGAAACGAGAAACGCGGG ggaatcgcgagaacgaagccgccgacCAACAAGTTGCGATTTACGAACGCGTCGAGGCAG GTGAAGGGACTCGGACTCTATCCAGGCCGTCCTGCCGGTCCTATAAACGTTGCCtggcaacagcagcaacagcagcaacagcagcatcAGCAACAGCACAACTGGCAACAGTACATGCAAAATCAGCAAAGAATTGGCTACATGACTCAATACCCG TACGCAGCGAGTGCAAGTCCCTATATGTGGAGAGGCATCGCTCAGCCGCCCGCCGGCGGTGCCGTCTCGTCCATGTATCCCGTCATGCGACCGTCGATGCAGCATCACACGACGGCTCATCAACAGCCAGAGCAGCTCAGCACAACGAATATCTATATTCGTGCTCTGAGTCCCACGACGACCGATCACGATTTGCAACAGATGTGCCAGGA GTTCGGCGATATTTCGTCGGTGAAAGCGATCATCAACAAGAGCACGGGCGACTGCAAGGGATACGGGTTTGTCGACTTTGCGTCGGCCGATGACGCTCGCAAGGCGTTGGAGCAGCTGAAAACGCGCAAAGTCCAGGCTCAGTTTGCCAAG CTTACCCCTAATGATCCTAGATGGAAGCGTCTACAGGAGACGGATCCAACTAACTTATACATACAGAAtttgcctaaatatttagaTGAGAAA GGGTTAGAGTCAATGCTAGCTCCGTTTGGTAAAGTAGTGTCTACTCGAATATTAAAGGAGCAGGGTAGCTCGTTTAGCAAAGGAGTTGGGTTTGCTAG GATGAGTGCTCAGTCTGAATGCGAAGCCATAATAAGCAAGTTCAACGGAATTCCCATCACAGGTTCAGACCAACCTCTCGTTTGCAAATTTGCTGACGCGGCTTCGGCAAGGAGAAGATACCATCCAG ATCAACGCAGGCTAAGCGGAGACGGAGAG CTGGGTACCCAAGATCCTATCATCTCTAATAG aatggctggtggtggtggtcaAGGCCGGCCCCTTCAGACTCCTCTAATGTCATATAATGTGCCTGGAATACCTCAGGGAGCTTATCAG ATGGCTTCAGGTCAAGCCAGTTGGATTCAATCTCCTCAGGGATATACAACGATTCCCACA TCAAATGTGACGGTTCCGAGTCCTGGTCAGGAGTCGCTGACCGGATCTTACCCCGCCACCGCTGCAATGGTTCCGCAACTGACCGCTCAGATGCAGCACTTGCAGCTGTCTCAAACG CAGCTGGGTCAACAAGTTCAACAGCATCAAGCCCAGCCTATCTACATGACGGTGGCCAATCCCCAACATGCCGGCGCTTCCTACGCGCACCACCAgcacgccgccgccattcagcaccagcaccagcagccACAACACCAGCACGCTCACTGGCCAGTCGCACCCGCTCAAACCCACAGCCTCATCATGCAGCAACAAACagag GATGGTGGCATTGGGTTGATTCATTCTGGGACTTCGGGCCAGGAGGCCTCTCCTCAACACAGCAGTGCCGGCGCCAGCGGCGCGCCGACGAGCGAACAACATCACCTATCCCATCCAATCATGCAGCAGTCGAACATCTCGCCAACTGACGGTCAGGCAACGGCAAGCGTATCGCAGATGTTCGTTGAAGACGCGAGCATGGGACATCATCATCCTATGCCCGTACAACAGTATCCGTACAGCGCTAG TGGTCAAGTACCACTTCCTCAACACACTGCATGGCCGGCGacttag
- the LOC136194432 gene encoding tRNA (uracil-5-)-methyltransferase homolog A-like has protein sequence MYCSSSTMDISAADESEAASDNREQSFTSEIFKIKICNLPSYIGHGQIRKLLGKRLELNPVKVKAQLKQNVAYATFRSEEEKQKAMTKINGFVWKKHELTTKAATASKDPIRDKRDSDAKRIKIDDEDVDIEKVLNDHVTPLWQTSYEEQLELKWDAHADVLKKLVSELDIKKLNWELNEDGLPCVLEKARESPIRTHYRNKCEFSLGTGQDGLTTVGFRLGSYRDGDLRVVTPRGCYHVPPLAVEAAERFQGYVRQSKLGPFDPVTHSGHWRMLTVRTTMTKDVMMIAYFHPQDLSQGDVDEEVAKLKAFFAGTIATSVLVQLDKSVSMGNTASQPYQLIHGEPIIHETLLGLKFRISPEAFFQINTPAAEVLYRVISDYCDPTPDTHLLDICCGTGTIGLTLAKNVARVTGIEMIANAIDDARANADVNDIQNVEFVTGKAEDVLPELLPRIGGGGGGRVVGVVDPPRAGLHGRVVQAMRKCKELNRIVYVSCNPNAAYKNFLDLCRPESGRLKGRPFRLVKATPVDLFPMTRHCELVLLFERR, from the exons ATGTACTGCTCCAGTTCTACTATGGACATAAGCGCTGCAGACGAATCAGAAGCTGCATCAGACAACCGAGAGCAAAGTTTCACGTcagaaattttcaaaatcaagATCTGCAACCTACCCAGCTACATCGGACATGGCCAAATTCGTAAACTTCTCGGGAAAAGGCTCGAGCTGAACCCGGTCAAAGTCAAAGCTCAGCTAAAACAGAACGTCGCTTATGCCACGTTTCGATCAGAGGAGGAAAAACAGAAAGCAATGACAAAAATCAACGGTTTCGTATGGAAAAAGCACGAACTTACAACCAAGGCAGCTACGGCATCAAAAGATCCAATACGAGATAAACGGGACAGCGACgcaaaaagaatcaaaatcgacgacgaagatgtaGACATAGAAAAAGTTCTCAATGACCACGTCACTCCTCTGTGGCAAACGAGCTACGAAGAGCAACTGGAACTCAAGTGGGACGCCCACGCAGACGTCCTAAAGAAATTGGTCTCAGAGCTAGACATAAAAAAACTCAACTGGGAGCTAAACGAAGACGGACTGCCCTGCGTTTTGGAAAAGGCCCGCGAGTCACCCATCCGAACTCACTATAGAAATAAATGTGAGTTCAGCTTGGGAACGGGGCAGGACGGTCTGACTACGGTGGGCTTTCGACTTGGGAGCTATCGTGACGGAGACCTTCGCGTCGTGACGCCGCGCGGATGCTACCACGTGCCGCCGCTCGCCGTGGAAGCGGCTGAACGCTTCCAAGGCTACGTGAGACAGTCGAAACTGGGCCCTTTTGATCCGGTGACCCATTCGGGGCACTGGAGGATGCTTACAGTGAGaacaacgatgacgaaggACGTGATGATGATCGCTTACTTTCATCCTCAAGATCTAAGCCAG GGTGATGTGGATGAAGAAGTGGCTAAACTCAAAGCTTTCTTTGCTGGTACGATCGCCACGTCGGTTCTGGTTCAACTAGACAAATCCGTTTCCATGGGCAACACGGCCAGTCAGCCCTACCAGCTCATCCACGGAGAGCCGATTATCCACGAGACTCTCCTTGGCCTGAAATTCCGAATATCACCAGAAGCGTTTTTCCAAATCAATACCCCCGCCGCCGAAGTCCTCTACCGCGTCATCAGCGACTACTGCGACCCAACGCCAGATACTCACCTCCTCGACATATGCTGCGGCACGGGCACAATCGGTCTAACGCTAGCCAAGAACGTGGCACGCGTCACCGGCATCGAAATGATAGCCAacgcaatcgacgacgctcgcgcAAACGCCGACGTGAACGATATTCAAAACGTCGAGTTCGTGACGGGAAAAGCGGAGGACGTCCTACCGGAGCTTCTCCCGagaatcggcggcggcggtggtgggcgcgtcgtcggcgtcgttgatCCGCCGCGTGCAGGTCTGCACGGGCGCGTTGTCCAGGCGATGCGTAAGTGCAAGGAGCTGAATCGGATCGTCTACGTGTCGTGCAATCCAAACGCCGCGTATAAGAATTTTCTGGATCTCTGTCGACCTGAGTCGGGACGTCTGAAGGGACGGCCGTTTCGTCTCGTCAAAGCGACGCCCGTCGATCTGTTTCCCATGACGCGACACTGCGAGTTGGTTCTGCTCTTCGAGCGGCGTTGA
- the LOC136194448 gene encoding uncharacterized protein: MSSSESDRHRLWLYLLLGFLVLCQISSFWLIFRLQLQLEKCDKSEADIDYATTGDDIAASKLRRQVTTSDDIAAAKLYRPVKSKSRERRHQSSAQESLSKVMMDLLKELCAPNEKFCIAGPKGERGVTGRRGLKGNNGDPGLLGEKGASGKHGPKGEPGLPGKHGPKGDLGLPGKHGPEGDPGRKGERGIIGPSGRQGVRGEKGLSGERGEQGIKGQKGDTGQKGDVYRPALPSLCSAGNYKILSDQWRKTSSFLKGGTAYCDNNLAESWYRFADSIGGYMPETCSPINSCGTHATGWVRGSHPALVGGEVNRTVCFHWNNDCCNWSTSTAILNCGSFFLYHLKGTPSCNYAYCADSG; encoded by the coding sequence ATGAGCAGTTCTGAGAGCGATCGTCACCGTTTGTGGCTGTATCTTCTTCTGGGTTTTCTTGTTTTGTGCCAAATTAGCTCCTTTTGGCTCATCTTTCGATTGCAATTGCAGTTGGAAAAATGTGATAAGAGTGAAGCCGATATCGATTATGCTACGACGGGTGATGACATTGCAGCGTCAAAGTTACGCAGGCAGGTGACGACGAGTGATGACATTGCAGCAGCAAAGTTATACAGGCCGGTAAAGTCGAAATCAagagaacgtcgtcatcaaagtAGTGCTCAGGAGAGCTTGTCTAAAGTGATGATGGATTTGTTGAAAGAGCTGTGTGCACCCAATGAGAAATTTTGCATTGCTGGGCCAAAAGGAGAACGAGGAGTCACTGGACGACGAGGACTAAAGGGAAACAATGGAGATCCGGGTCTACTTGGAGAAAAAGGTGCGTCTGGAAAACATGGGCCTAAAGGAGAGCCAGGTCTACCTGGAAAACATGGACCTAAAGGAGATCTAGGTCTACCTGGAAAACATGGACCTGAAGGGGATCCAGGTAGAAAAGGTGAAAGAGGAATTATTGGGCCCAGTGGTAGACAGGGAGTAAGAGGGGAGAAGGGACTTTcgggagaaagaggagagcAAGGAATAAAAGGGCAAAAGGGCGACACAGGACAGAAGGGAGACGTGTACAGACCTGCACTGCCAAGTTTGTGCTCAGCTGGAAACTACAAGATATTGTCTGATCAGTGGAGAAAaacttcgtcgtttttgaaaGGGGGAACCGCCTACTGTGATAACAATTTGGCTGAAAGTTGGTATCGTTTTGCGGATAGTATAGGAGGCTACATGCCTGAAACATGTTCACCAATTAACAGCTGTGGCACACATGCGACAGGATGGGTTAGAGGAAGTCACCCTGCACTTGTGGGAGGAGAAGTTAATAGAACAGTATGCTTTCATTGGAACAATGACTGCTGCAATTGGTCAACTTCTACTGCAATTTTGAACTGTGGATCATTCTTTCTCTACCATTTGAAAGGAACGCCTAGTTGTAATTATGCCTACTGCGCAGATTCTGGGTAA